From a single Parambassis ranga chromosome 2, fParRan2.1, whole genome shotgun sequence genomic region:
- the ptger2a gene encoding prostaglandin E receptor 2a (subtype EP2), protein MDTDKNTSMNSENDTCHQRQFIDPNESPLISAIMFAAGILGNGAALVILQIRRRRQLRSGGKVRSSMFHILITSLVVTDLAGTCLVSPLVQLSYSSNTTLVGMSGDSISVCSYFGLSMTFFSLATMSLLFITALERCFAIGYPYLYSRHITKKCAYITIPLVFLLCTLFCLVPFAGFGKYVQYCPGTWCFIDMNPSEKEDRAYAMLYATLMLVLVLVIVTCNGFVVYQLFRMYQRRVRYGSMMANSRSANTDRRVMSMAEEVEHLVLLVVMTIIFIICTLPLVIRVYINSIESKSESHSLDLIALRFISINSIIDPWVFILLAPSVLHFFWASACRTPLGASRASVCKSALGKENSPPNMELCQSMQYTEPFHSVANI, encoded by the exons ATGGATACAGATAAAAATACATCCATGAACTCAGAAAATGATACCTGCCATCAGAGGCAGTTCATCGATCCCAACGAGAGCCCACTGATTAGCGCCATCATGTTTGCCGCAGGAATCCTTGGAAACGGAGCTGCCCTGGTGATCCTACAGATCCGGCGCCGAAGGCAACTGAGAAGCGGAGGCAAAGTTCGAAGTTCGATGTTTCACATCCTGATCACGTCGCTTGTGGTCACGGACCTGGCTGGGACCTGCCTTGTCAGCCCACTTGTGCAGCTGTCATATTCAAGCAACACAACCTTGGTTGGGATGTCGGGGGACTCAAtaagtgtgtgttcatactTTGGTCTGAGCATGACCTTCTTCAGCCTGGCCACCATGTCGCTGCTCTTCATCACAGCTCTAGAGAGATGCTTTGCTATTGGCTACCCTTACCTGTACAGCCGGCACATCACCAAGAAGTGTGCTTACATCACCATCCCGCTGGTGTTTTTGTTATGTACGTTGTTCTGTCTGGTCCCATTTGCAGGATTTGGTAAATATGTACAATACTGCCCCGGCACATGGTGCTTCATTGACATGAATCCGTCAGAAAAGGAGGACCGGGCGTACGCCATGCTGTATGCCACACTCatgctggtgctggtgctggtcATTGTGACATGCAACGGTTTTGTGGTGTACCAGCTGTTCAGGATGTACCAGCGGAGGGTGAGATACGGCTCCATGATGGCAAACTCGAGATCCGCGAACACCGATCGCAGGGTGATGTCCATGGCCGAGGAGGTGGAGCACCTGGTCCTGCTGGTGGTTATgaccatcatcttcatcatctgcaCACTGCCCCTGGTG ATCCGAGTTTACATAAACTCCATAGAATCCAAATCGGAATCTCACTCCTTGGACCTGATTGCCCTCCGCTTCATCTCCATCAACTCCATCATTGACCCCTGGGTCTTCATCCTCCTCGCCCCCAGTGTGCTGCACTTTTTCTGGGCCTCGGCCTGCCGGACTCCCCTGGGAGCCTCCAGGGCTTCTGTGTGTAAGTCAGCACTGGGTAAAGAAAACTCTCCTCCTAACATGGAGCTGTGTCAGTCGATGCAGTACACAGAGCCTTTTCATTCTGTGGCGAATATATGA